The DNA region ggaaggccTTTCTGGATAACACACACGAACACGCACAAACGTTTATGCCAGCGTTTCTTTCGATAAACGATTctattgaaattaatttttcaccGTTAAAATTATACACATTATTCGAAAGATTAATGCACAATCTACCCAACGCCGTGCCttctgatcaacgatgataCAGGAAGGGATTTTTCAACACCAATAACTCATAAAAGGAGGCTTGAAACAAGAATAATTCTGCAATACAATCGACTGAAGCAGGCAACACAATTAACACCAACTCACAAACAAATctaggcaaactgtcaaaaagtgcgagtttgtttgtttattttccgTAGTGTAATAGTTCCTTTACATTAATGATTTTGCGGAGAGGGAGGGGgaggaagggggaggggggggggtggcTGTTCAGAATGTTACTTGAGGTTCCAAACTGCAATTTTAATTGCTTCTCGGTTTTCCTtcaacttaaattttaattttacttacagaaatatttatggATAgtgttaaaacattgaaaatctaatttaatttttgtatttgttcacTATTGGTTTTTATCAATATCAGTTTGGGAGAATCACTATACTTATAATACTTACCTGCAAAGCAAATTaatctgaaataaaaagtgTCATCATTTCAAAcagagagaataaaaaaaaacattttaatataTTCTGAACAACAACAATGGTAGTCACTTTATTATTCCGTCACATCGTTTTTCCGTTtttatttcacaaataattttgcaaagttactcttaaattttcttcgcctctttctttactttttttaactAGCTCTCACTTCTTGCTGCTGCTACTACAATTGTGTATACTCTACTATcgaataaattataaattagtgTCAGGTTATAAAACAGCCTTACCGCGTGGGTGCgcgtagaagaaaaaaaaaacgcagaacGCGAACCGGGggtttggaaattggaaatttttcggggcgatttttttttctcgtcagAAGGAATGCCTTGGAGTGGGTGGGTGGGGTTTGACAAACGAATCGCGTggggttaaaatttaaaatattatttcatgTCTCACAGAtatacttttttgttgttgttgttgtcaacttgtgtgtgtgtttcccaCAGCGGGCGCTTCCCCCGCTTGTTGTACATgtgtaattaaattattttatttcagcACGCACTGTTTGCGTCGATTGTTATTAATTTGTTGTCGCGCGCGAGCACAAAAGCCGATTTCCGGAATTCGCAATAACTTGTTTTATCGCGTTGTatgattaattatttttactttGTCACAATCAGTCATTTATTTGGAACGATCAGGGNNNNNNNNNNNNNNNNNNNNNNNNNNNNNNNNNNNNNNNNNNNNNNNNNNNNNNNNNNNNNNNNNNNNNNNNNNNNNNNNNNNNNNNNNNNNNNNNNNNNNNNNNNNNNNNNNNNNNNNNNNNNNNNNNNNNNNNNNNNNNNNNNNNNNNNNNNNNNNNNNNNNNNNNNNNNNNNNNNNNNNNNNNNNNNNNNNNNNNNNNNNNNNNNNNNNNNNNNNNNNNNNNNNNNNNNNNNNNNNNNNNNNNNNNNNNNNNNNNNNNNNNNNNNNNNNNNNNNNNNNNNNNNNNNNNNNNNNNNNNNNNNNNNNNNNNNNNNNNNNNNNNNNNNNNNNNNNNNNNNNNNNNNNNNNNNNNNNNNNNNNNNNNNNNNNNNNNNNNNNNNNNNNNNNNNNNNNNNNNNNNNNNNNNNNNNNNNNNNNNNNNNNNNNNNNNNNNNNNNNNNNNNNNNNNNNNNNNNNNNNNNNNNNNNNNNNNNNNNNNNNNNNNNNNNNNNNNNNNNNNNNNNNNNNNNNNNNNNNNNNNNNNNNNNNNNNNNNNNNNNNNNNNNNNNNNNNNNNNNNNNNNNNNNNNNNNNNNNNNNNNNNNNNNNNNNNNNNNNNNNNNNNNNNNNNNNNNNNNNNNNNNNNNNNNNNNNNNNNNNNNNNNNNNNNNNNNNNNNNNNNNNNNNNNNNNNNNNNNNNNNNNNNNNNNNNNNNNNNNNNNNNNNNNNNNNNNNNNNNNNNNNNNNNNNNNNNNNNNNNNNNNNNNNNNNNNNNNNNNNNNNNNNNNNNNNNNNNNNNNNNNNNNNNNNNNNNNNNNNNNNNNNNNNNNNNNNNNNNNNNNNNNNNNNNNNNNNNNNNNNNNNNNNNNNNNNNNNNNNNNNNNNNNNNNNNNNNNNNNNNNNNNNNNNNNNNNNNNNNNNNNNNNNNNNNNNNNNNNNNNNNNNNNNNNNNNNNNNNNNNNNNNNNNNNNNNNNNNNNNNNNNNNNNNNNNNNNNNNNNNNNNNNNNNNNNNNNNNNNNNNNNNNNNNNNNNNNNNNNNNNNNNNNNNNNNNNNNNNNNNNNNNNNNNNNNNNNNNNNNNNNNNNNNNNNNNNNNNNNNNNNNNNNNNNNNNNNNNNNNNNNNNNNNNNNNNNNNNNNNNNNNNNNNNNNNNNNNNNNNNNNNNNNNNNNNNNNNNNNNNNNNNNNNNNNNNNNNNNNNNNNNNNNNNNNNNNNNNNNNNNNNNNNNNNNNNNNNNNNNNNNNNNNNNNNNNNNNNNNNNNNNNNNNNNNNNNNNNNNNNNNNNNNNNNNNNNNNNNNNNNNNNNNNNNNNNNNNNNNNNNNNNNNNNNNNNNNNNNNNNNNNNNNNNNNNNNNNNNNNNNNNNNNNNNNNNNNNNNNNNNNNNNNNNNNNNNNNNNNNNNNNNNNNNNNNNNNNNNNNNNNNNNNNNNNNNNNNNNNNNNNNNNNNNNNNNNNNNNNNNNNNNNNNNNNNNNNNNNNNNNNNNNNNNNNNNNNNNNNNNNNNNNNNNNNNNNNNNNNNNNNNNNNNNNNNNNNNNNNNNNNNNNNNNNNNNNNNNNNNNNNNNNNNNNNNNNNNNNNNNNNNNNNNNNNNNNNNNNNNNNNNNNNNNNNNNNNNNNNNNNNNNNNNNNNNNNNNNNNNNNNNNNNNNNNNNNNNNNNNNNNNNNNNNNNNNNNNNNNNNNNNNNNNNNNNNNNNNNNNNNNNNNNNNNNNNNNNNNNNNNNNNNNNNNNNNNNNNNNNNNNNNNNNNNNNNNNNNNNNNNNNNNNNNNNNNNNNNNNNNNNNNNNNNNNNNNNNNNNNNNNNNNNNNNNNNNNNNNNNNNNNNNNNNNNNNNNNNNNNNNNNNNNNNNNNNNNNNNNNNNNNNNNNNNNNNNNNNNNNNNNNNNNNNNNNNNNNNNNNNNNNNNNNNNNNNNNNNNNNNNNNNNNNNNNNNNNNNNNNNNNNNNNNNNNNNNNNNNNNNNNNNNNNNNNNNNNNNNNNNNNNNNNNNNNNNNNNNNNNNNNNNNNNNNNNNNNNNNNNNNNNNNNNNNNNNNNNNNNNNNNNNNNNNNNNNNNNNNNNNNNNNNNNNNNNNNNNNNNNNNNNNNNNNNNNNNNNNNNNNNNNNNNNNNNNNNNNNNNNNNNNNNNNNNNNNNNNNNNNNNNNNNNNNNNNNNNNNNNNNNNNNNNNNNNNNNNNNNNNNNNNNNNNNNNNNNNNNNNNNNNNNNNNNNNNNNNNNNNNNNNNNNNNNNNNNNNNNNNNNNNNNNNNNNNNNNNNNNNNNNNNNNNNNNNNNNNNNNNNNNNNNNNNNNNNNNNNNNNNNNNNNNNNNNNNNNNNNNNNNNNNNNNNNNNNNNNNNNNNNNNNNNNNNNNNNNNNNNNNNNNNNNNNNNNNNNNNNNNNNAAtttagctttatcgttgtgaaaaaCGATATAAGGATAATTTGTGTgttgtaaaaaataatatcgTTGTGATCGTtgtgaaaaataatataaaaaataatatttgaggatccaattattttaatgttccgtttaattttatgttttgactGTACAAAATCATCGATGGAAAGAAATCTTATGTgacaatgttttgttttattgtttgcTTATTTTCCATTCAAATCATGACCGCAGTTTTGTTATTTCCACCTGGTCGGGACAACCACCGCTCAAGAGCATTGTTTTCGTTTCGTGTTGtcgatgcaatatttttttttgttttgttgaaggGAAGAAGGGGGAGAAAGGTACGATAAAACTTAACAGAAAAACAAGAACATCTAATATCATCTAGAATCGTTTAAAACGTAAATATCTGACAGGGTCAATAATAGGTTCTCTCTTCCAGGGTTGGTGGATAATAGATTTGCTCTCATATTTAACTTTGGCCTCTCATTGCAACGGATCATCCGGATCATCCGCACACAGTGAATTTCTCTAATTGCTATACACAGTTacccatatatatatatatatgtatgTATGTAGACGTGTCTATCTCTAATAAACGTTAGAACTTTACAATCGCGATATTTGGGGCGCAatcctctttctctctctctctctcgcactCTTCTCACACACGCGCGCTCCCGCCGCTATCATTTTATGATAATAACCTTGTAATGAGCCAACAAACAGTCCCGCCGCACGATGATCACTAACGGAAGTCGGCAATCCTCCCGTTTCACTTCACTCTTTCACTCTCAGTTTTGCTCTCGATTGACGACGcgctcgcacacacacacatgtgatTAGACTATGTACAATCTTGGCCGGTATTGGCCACCGTTACGGTTGATCTGCTAGGAGAAGCTCTGATCGAGGTGGTTCTGGCCGGCGGCGTCAAagtcttcctcctcggaggccTTCTTGACGCAGTCCCGGATAGCTTGCAGGATGATGGCGACCCGGCGGTCGAGGGCGACCATGTGGGGTTCCCACAGGACCGGTACGATCGGGTCGTTGGCCATCGAGTCGCGCAGTTGCTCCGACAGGGATTTGGGCCCGTTGTGGAAGAGCAGCAGGGTCTCCAGGGTGGTCGATCGGATGAGGCAGCACTGCAGGAGGGGTGCCAGGATGGAGAGTTCATCGTGGAAGGGTCGCCCGAAGCCTCGACCGTGGTCCAGATGAATCGGGAACGTGTCGTTGCCGAAGATCTTGAACGTTTCGTAGTGGTGACGGTCCATGTTGCCGGTGAGAAAGTCGAACACGGACATGTCCATCAGGTCTAGGAGGCGCCTGTCCTCGTCGTACGGGGGAATGTCCCGCACCATGGCGCAGTAGTCCGGGTCGGTTTCCCACTGGGCCTTCCTGCGCTTGTGGTATGATCGTCGCCACGGGTGACGCCACACCTTGCGCTGGGTGTCCGCCTGGGTTGGGAGGAACGCCGCGAAGGATCCCTCCAGCGTGTCCGGGCTGCCGCAGATCGCGTGCGACGTATCACAATAGTAGGAACACTTGCCGTGGAAGCACTTGTTGCGTGCCGGCGAGATGAAGAACGTCTTCAGCAGGTTGTCGTCGCACACCCGCTCGATCTCGGTGGTAATGTTAAGAATTCGGCCGGTGACGGGCATTGCTCGCCGGAAGCCCATGATCCGGTCGAGGTGGAAGGCCGCGATCTCGGCGTTGTGTCGTTCGTAGTCGGTAAAGTAGAAATGGTTAGGCAGCGTTTGCTGCTCTCGGGGGAAGCGCATCGGCTTGAACAGTGCATGAATATCGTTTGGATATTCAATGATCAGCTTGATCTGGGTGCCGCCCTCCTTCTGCACGACGTGCTTGATCGGCATGCTCACCATGTCCTGTATCACGGCATCGACGAGCTTGTCGCTCTTGGCGTACAACTCGTTCTTGGTAATGGACAGTTGGAATCGCTCCAAATTGGTCGCATTTGGACTCACTCGAAggtcaagcatctccgccagcGTCGGATTCTCGTCGTCACTTTGATCTTCCTTCACAACAATCCGTTCGTAAAATTGCGGATTTCGCCGGTTCTTCGGTGCTACCACCAGCGCCGTCAAGTCCTTGAACCGATCGTGCGGTGGCGCCGTGGTCACCTGTTTGCTCGGGTAGCCCGCCCCCGAGGTGTCAGTCCGACCGCGCGTGTGTGGATTCGTCGTCAGGTACTCCTTCGACCCGGACGCATTACTTTTGGCAAGATATTTCCGGTGGAACTCGTTGTAGATCCCACTCTTGTCGTCTTCACTCGCGAACCGCACACGCCCGTGCGATGGAATAAATTCCCCCCGGGACACTCCCAGGTCCATCTGCAGGTCGATCACCAGCAGCAGCGTGAAGAGCACCAGCGAGGCGCCGAAGCCTAGCGCCAGCCGCTCCTTCAACTTCTTCGACCGTATCCAGTACATCCTGTCGCCGCAAACACCGATCACCGAATGATCCCTGAACGCGATCACGATCACGCTAACCTTCGCCAAACCCTTATCACTTCCCTTCGCAGATCACTGCCCTCTTCGCCTCGAAAACATCTTCTAATCTGGAAAGTTTTTCGCGCACACTCACTCACTATCACTGACCGCGCGCTTCACTTATGCTGTTTATGCACTTTGGTTCCACCGAACTCAGCACATTTCACTCAGCACTTGTTTTGGATCCTTCACTACTCAGGCAAACCAAAACATTGCCACGCCACGATTCGTGCTGAGCTGTCATCCGAGACACTCTTCAGCCACGACACCGTCTCTCCCGTCACGTGGCCAACAAACtaacaaaactttaattttccgaCAAGACTCGGCCAGATCAACGCGGGCACACTTGCGAAATCGGACGGTTCTCGGCGCGCACTAGTTCGGCGCAATTTTTGTGATAAGATTAAGCTCAACGCGGTATCTGCGGGAGATTACTCTCGCTCTCCGAGCGATTctcgctcgctcgctcgctcTCCCGAACCGGCTTCTCCAACACTTTCACGCTCGTCGCCGTCGACGTTCAGAACCAGCGAGCTGCTGTTGAGACGAGACTTGGCGCACAATGGGCTCGAATCAAACAACCGATGATCATTTACATAATCTGCACCCGAGAGGGTGCTCGTCTCGCGAAACGAGGTTATGTGCACGGTATCTTCTTTAGcgtttcttttgttttgctcGCGCGCGCGCGCGATCTTGTTTCGTGTGGGCTCCGGTTCGCGCGGACTCCGAATCGATACTGACGAGCTGCTGCTGCGAGAGCAGATTAATGCCCCGGGGGTAATTGTTCCACCTTTCCTTTTCGGCGTCGTCGACGTCGTCTTCAGCGCTTGGCCTTCCCCCAGTTTCGGtggttgtttttttcttctgttgtGTCTTCTTTTCGCCTTTCCTCCTCGTTGTTGTGCGTTAAGTCGCTTCGTCGTCACTGACAGCTGTGCCGAAGTTGAGTCGGGTTGGCGCTACGCGTtcggtgtgtgtgcgtgtgagagAGCTGCAACAGGTGTCAATTTTTTGCGTTCTTCTTTCAGTGTGGTCGCTTTCCGCGTTCCGTTGCCTGTGACAATGTCCCGGGAAGATGCGGCGATCGGGCGTTGCTCGCGAAGATCATGATTCTTTCTACCGAAAcgcgctgtgtgtgtgtgcctggCTTTTGTTTTGACTACCGTTGACGAACCAGAAAGCGGGACAGAGAGATGGGAAGGAATTCCAGCTACCTATTGGAGCATCCCCAAAGTCGACCTGGAAGTAGAACGGAAAGAGATAGAAAATGAGGCGTTAAAATTGGTAATTCATGCTTTAACTTAGTTAGCTTAGCATAGTTGGACGCAGAACTGAGCGAAAGACGAGAGTGGAAGTTTTTTTCCTCCGTTTATGctgatgttgatgttttttttttcgtggtttaTTACTCGAGTAAACATTGGTGTGGCCTAGTTGCCGGGCGGTCGACCGCGGGGTTCTAATTGACTTTATGGTGTATGATGGGAGGTACACCGCCtcgggagttttttttctcacaaGCTGTGTAGGTGAAAATAGAAAGCGGCTTTTGATTTATTCGTTTGGGTGTTTGATTTAGAATATTTTATTGCTACCTATTTctacataaaattttcaaaaggtcctatctgcattaaaaaaaaagactcaTATGTTGTTTTGAAAGATTACTCTAGATTTGTAGTTTGCGGAATGATTCTTCAATTTGGAATAATTTGTGATGCCTTGTCATTTAGTATAACCAAAAATgctttgcttaattttttttttaaataattagaaAACCCTAAGATTTTTCCTTTAAACATTTAAGAGCATGTAAACAAACAGGATATGCTCATTTCGaagctgtcgtgctatcttgtcgcacgttgctttttgacgttccaagaaaaaatgcgttttaacaAAACATGAGCACGgaatgtaaacaacaacaaacacctattgtttgtttgaccattctgtgcattgtcctgaattttggttgaatttggttaccggagtcccaagttatagttacaaatgtttacggtagtcgggcatgtacgtgtgtcaaacgcgttctgacctgaaaccctttggccagttgtcgcacttacagccaTTGTCAGTATGTGTCAAGAaataatgcacggagttttttttttcggttttcatTGAATGTGAGCTGCAAAAAATTGCGTTCTTacctcaatttggcccaaaatgcacatgcgacaagatagcacgacagcgacgatatgtaaaacttggattttttgcaaaatagatTTCAAATTCATAATTTAAAGCAATTTAGCTATTTTATCTGGCCTGCGACAGATTTTGGAGATTTTATCATAAAATATtctatatataaatatataaatataagtAATAGATATTAAgtaagaaacattattttatgattttgcaattaaattttgctgttctaacgtagggtagggtagtcatcaatgagacacttttggtttttaaacttcaacgatttttgtatttttatcattagcatgttttaaagagctttttgttgcattttctttcttttaatgtgttctaacactgaccaaaatatgagatcgatcctacctctacagccagagttattcaactgtctcattgtagacgcacttggcaggaacaatgagacagctggggaacaatgagacactctatgaaaatcaatagtttgctggtaaaatatcatgttttgtattgttccattgcagatgacttgctttgaacattttcaagcaattttgtcaacatgaaacttcaaataacaacagttatactaaaaagtatttaaattttgtaaaatccatatattttaccaaataactttatatttttgattaaatgaaGTTCAAGCCAAAAttcacttccaattcatgttttgaaagatttccatcgattttgaaaagtttattgaagaaaaatcaaagtgtctcattgttacccatgggctgaaaagagtggggaacaatgagacagccctggattctgggtatattttaaattttggccaaacctaatgaaaggacattgtagcccaactactgccctgtgaaatgacgaaagaaatttggagaaatattagtttttgtgttaatggcagTCTATGagtgaaaatgtaatttttagtcataactttacaagggagcgtccataaccaaagcctttatcatggcagacgtgtatctagtagacacacctttcccccaaatatgagcctgattggttgaaactacgtcttgtgagagccattttatcattgttccccgtgtctcattgatgactgcTCTACCCTATTTATAATTTCAGTTTTGCttttgaacaattctctacgaaatcggtctttttttgaattttaatttttgtattttttaatccaactgaaacttttttggtgccttcgttatgctcaaagaagccaatttgcatcattagtttgtccatatagtttttcatacaaatttggcagctgtccatacaaaaaagatgcatgaaaattcaaaattctgtatcttttgaaggaattttctaatcgatttggtgtcttcggtaaagttgtagggaTGGAtgcggactacactgaaaaaagtgatacacggtaaaaaaatggtgatttttaatttaactttttgtcactaaaacttgatttgcaaaaaacactattttttttattttttgatatgttttaggggacataaaatgccaacttttcagaaattttgatatatttgtcgcaaaaaaatttcaacttaatttttcgatgtaaaatcaaaattgcaatcaaaaagtactttagtgaaattttcataaagtgtaccgttttcaagttaaggacatttttaggtaactttttttcagaatagccgcagtttttaatttttttaaataagtgcacatgttcgcccacttttaaaaaaatattttgaaaagctgagaaaattctttatattttgctttttgaactttgttgatacgaccctcagttgctgagatattgccatgcaaaggttttaaaacatgaaaattaatgatttccaAGTCTCATCAACAAGCCACCATTTTTTGACGTAGATATCTCAgcaggtccgatttacaatgttaaaaaatgaaacatttgtaacattttccgatcttt from Culex quinquefasciatus strain JHB chromosome 3, VPISU_Cqui_1.0_pri_paternal, whole genome shotgun sequence includes:
- the LOC6049808 gene encoding extracellular serine/threonine protein CG31145; the protein is MYWIRSKKLKERLALGFGASLVLFTLLLVIDLQMDLGVSRGEFIPSHGRVRFASEDDKSGIYNEFHRKYLAKSNASGSKEYLTTNPHTRGRTDTSGAGYPSKQVTTAPPHDRFKDLTALVVAPKNRRNPQFYERIVVKEDQSDDENPTLAEMLDLRVSPNATNLERFQLSITKNELYAKSDKLVDAVIQDMVSMPIKHVVQKEGGTQIKLIIEYPNDIHALFKPMRFPREQQTLPNHFYFTDYERHNAEIAAFHLDRIMGFRRAMPVTGRILNITTEIERVCDDNLLKTFFISPARNKCFHGKCSYYCDTSHAICGSPDTLEGSFAAFLPTQADTQRKVWRHPWRRSYHKRRKAQWETDPDYCAMVRDIPPYDEDRRLLDLMDMSVFDFLTGNMDRHHYETFKIFGNDTFPIHLDHGRGFGRPFHDELSILAPLLQCCLIRSTTLETLLLFHNGPKSLSEQLRDSMANDPIVPVLWEPHMVALDRRVAIILQAIRDCVKKASEEEDFDAAGQNHLDQSFS